From Thermoflavifilum aggregans, a single genomic window includes:
- a CDS encoding RNA polymerase sigma-70 factor, producing MKRKTLLCLQQQIAHGDEQAFEALMHETMPVLHAYAYRVLHDQQLAEEVVMDVYVKLWQRRHVFGEVNNPIFYLLKAVKNTALNYLKSSSREAISAEPEMSENDFALRITPEDALISKEHIRQIQQALDELPPRSRQVLLLCKEYRLSYAEVAELLGISQATVNVHMTQALKKLWKTLEALHLVSS from the coding sequence ATGAAACGTAAAACTTTACTCTGCCTTCAGCAACAGATTGCCCACGGCGATGAGCAGGCATTTGAAGCACTGATGCATGAAACAATGCCGGTACTGCATGCCTATGCATATCGCGTGCTGCACGATCAGCAGCTTGCGGAAGAAGTGGTGATGGACGTATATGTGAAGTTATGGCAACGCCGCCATGTCTTTGGCGAAGTCAACAACCCCATTTTTTATCTCTTAAAAGCCGTAAAGAATACTGCCCTGAATTATCTCAAATCTTCATCCAGGGAAGCTATTTCTGCGGAACCTGAAATGTCGGAAAATGATTTTGCTTTACGTATCACGCCGGAAGATGCATTGATTTCCAAAGAACATATCCGGCAGATTCAGCAGGCATTGGATGAATTGCCTCCCCGCTCCCGGCAGGTGCTCCTGCTCTGCAAGGAATACCGGCTCAGCTATGCTGAAGTAGCTGAACTGCTGGGCATTTCACAGGCCACCGTCAATGTGCACATGACACAGGCGCTGAAAAAACTTTGGAAAACACTGGAAGCTCTTCATCTCGTTTCTTCATGA
- a CDS encoding SusC/RagA family TonB-linked outer membrane protein produces the protein MSKFTVLLLLAFLEVSASGYSQNTFTLDFHKTSIERILRYVEKHSDYVFYYTNDELESLPSLDLHLKDITLPELLDSLSSRLGIGYQILDNKLVILGRHLQHMQDHRITGRVTDSTGKPLAGVTVRVKGKQIGTVTDADGRFSLVVPDDAVLEFSAIGYNRLEMPVGDRQTIAVSLHEISSALNEIVVVGYGTEKKATLTGSISSVKGSDIVKSPAVNVSNSLVGRLPGLTAVQGSGEPGYDGSTIRIRGINSFNNNDPLVVVDGIPYRSLDRIDPNSIESITILKDASAAIYGSEAANGVILITTKRGKVGKPQIGLNFNYGYNQPTRIPKMADAATYATMLNEIADYAGTPEPYSADDIKKFKDGSDPWQHPNTNWFKEVIKKWSNQYASDISVSGGTESMRYYALVGTKFEDGNYRRSATFYRQDNFLINLDANVNKNVHIGLDLSGREEYRHFPTRGSGEIFRFLMRGKPTMPAYWPNGLPGPDIEYGDNPAVIVTSATGYDKDLRYYLNSNLHLDINIPWIKGLSITGNAAFDKGFQFRKLWQTPWYLYTLQGFDSAGNPILIKGQRGYDKPQLTEWAADNTTVTLNTLLNYEHRFGLNHDFKFMVGTESIKGYGNNFNAFRRFNSTAIDQLFAGLQDAYLNNGGSGYINARLNYFGRVNYGYKEKYLLEFVWRYDGSYIFPENHRFGFFPGVSAGWRISQENFWQQALPFISDFKLRASYGQTGNDRIDEWQYLATYSLGNFLNGSYGYGLSVPYYPFVTNGNVENQTLYESRIPNPDVTWERANQTDVGFDATLLKNKLAVTFDYFNYIRSKILWYKNASVPQSTGLSLPRQNIGKAGNRGFDFSVNYQDQAGKLHYQIGINGGYARNRVIYWDEPPGAPKYQQTTGHPFPSSGLYYVAIGVFHNQAEIDKYPHWAGARPGDIIFKDVNGDGKIDANDRVRSYKNNIPRFTGGFTAQLQYGSFDLSLLVQGAAGAENYVFTESGEIGNFLESYAEGRWTPSNPDANKPRTFNRNNEYWASQPNTYFLHSTDYLRLKNLELGYSLPAHALQRLGFQQFRVYVSGYNLLTYSPHYKDFDPEASAGSGQSYPLQRIVNVGLQAHF, from the coding sequence ATGTCAAAGTTTACTGTGCTGTTGTTGCTGGCGTTTTTAGAGGTTTCTGCTTCAGGGTATTCTCAAAACACCTTTACGCTCGACTTTCACAAAACGAGCATTGAACGCATATTGCGTTATGTGGAAAAGCATTCCGACTATGTTTTTTATTACACGAACGACGAACTGGAATCCCTTCCCAGCCTGGATCTGCATCTGAAAGATATTACCCTGCCCGAGCTGCTGGATAGCCTCAGCAGCCGGTTGGGAATCGGATATCAGATTCTGGACAACAAGCTCGTGATTTTGGGCAGGCATCTGCAGCACATGCAGGATCACCGGATTACCGGCCGGGTGACTGACAGTACAGGCAAACCACTGGCCGGTGTTACGGTTCGGGTAAAAGGCAAACAAATCGGTACGGTAACTGATGCCGACGGGCGTTTTTCTCTGGTAGTTCCCGATGATGCCGTGCTCGAATTCAGTGCTATTGGCTATAACCGGTTGGAGATGCCCGTGGGTGACAGGCAAACCATTGCCGTGAGTTTGCACGAAATTTCCAGTGCACTCAATGAAATTGTGGTCGTGGGTTATGGTACAGAAAAGAAAGCAACTCTTACGGGCTCGATTAGCAGTGTAAAAGGTTCAGATATCGTTAAATCGCCGGCGGTGAATGTCAGCAACAGCCTGGTGGGGCGGCTCCCCGGGCTTACCGCTGTGCAAGGTAGCGGAGAGCCTGGTTATGATGGCTCAACTATCCGCATCAGAGGCATTAACTCTTTTAACAACAATGATCCTCTGGTAGTGGTAGATGGCATTCCATACCGCAGCCTGGATCGGATTGATCCGAACAGCATTGAAAGCATCACCATTTTAAAAGATGCTTCTGCCGCTATTTACGGTTCAGAAGCCGCCAACGGTGTTATTCTCATCACCACAAAACGGGGAAAAGTCGGCAAACCCCAGATTGGCTTGAATTTCAACTACGGCTATAATCAGCCCACCCGCATCCCGAAGATGGCCGATGCGGCTACCTATGCCACCATGCTCAATGAAATTGCCGACTATGCCGGCACACCGGAACCTTATTCGGCCGACGATATCAAGAAATTCAAAGATGGTTCCGATCCCTGGCAGCATCCGAATACCAACTGGTTTAAGGAAGTCATCAAAAAATGGTCTAATCAGTATGCTAGTGATATCAGCGTATCTGGAGGAACTGAATCCATGCGGTATTATGCCTTGGTAGGCACCAAATTCGAAGATGGTAACTACCGGCGCAGCGCTACTTTTTACCGGCAAGATAACTTTTTGATCAATTTAGATGCGAATGTCAACAAAAATGTACATATCGGCCTGGATCTGAGCGGCCGGGAAGAATACCGGCATTTCCCTACACGTGGATCAGGTGAAATCTTCCGCTTCCTGATGCGCGGCAAACCTACGATGCCGGCTTACTGGCCCAACGGATTGCCGGGGCCTGATATTGAATATGGTGATAATCCGGCCGTGATTGTTACTTCGGCAACAGGTTATGATAAGGATTTACGCTATTATCTGAATAGCAATCTGCATCTGGACATCAACATTCCCTGGATCAAAGGACTGTCCATTACCGGTAATGCCGCGTTCGACAAAGGATTTCAATTCCGTAAGCTCTGGCAAACACCCTGGTATCTGTACACCCTCCAGGGCTTTGATTCGGCCGGCAATCCTATTCTCATCAAGGGCCAACGGGGCTATGATAAACCCCAGCTTACCGAATGGGCAGCCGATAATACCACCGTTACCCTCAATACCTTGTTGAATTATGAACATCGCTTTGGGTTGAATCATGATTTTAAATTCATGGTGGGTACGGAATCCATCAAAGGCTATGGAAACAATTTCAATGCCTTCCGCCGGTTTAATTCCACCGCCATTGATCAGCTATTTGCTGGTTTGCAGGATGCTTACCTGAACAACGGTGGTTCCGGATACATCAATGCCCGGCTGAATTATTTCGGCCGTGTGAATTACGGCTACAAGGAAAAATACCTGCTGGAATTCGTATGGCGTTATGATGGATCCTATATTTTCCCGGAAAACCACCGCTTCGGTTTCTTCCCGGGTGTATCAGCCGGCTGGCGCATATCCCAGGAAAACTTCTGGCAACAAGCTCTGCCTTTCATCAGTGACTTCAAGCTCAGGGCATCTTACGGCCAAACGGGTAACGACCGCATTGATGAATGGCAATATCTGGCCACCTATTCACTGGGCAATTTTCTCAATGGCAGCTACGGATATGGTTTGAGTGTACCCTACTATCCCTTTGTGACTAATGGAAATGTGGAAAATCAAACCTTGTATGAATCGCGCATTCCCAATCCGGATGTAACCTGGGAACGGGCCAATCAGACTGATGTGGGATTTGATGCTACCCTACTGAAAAACAAGCTGGCGGTAACTTTTGATTATTTCAATTACATCCGTTCCAAGATTTTATGGTATAAAAATGCTTCAGTGCCTCAATCCACGGGCCTGTCATTGCCTCGCCAGAATATTGGCAAAGCCGGTAACCGGGGGTTTGACTTTTCCGTGAATTACCAGGATCAGGCAGGGAAGCTCCATTACCAGATAGGAATTAACGGCGGCTATGCCCGCAACCGTGTTATTTACTGGGATGAGCCACCAGGTGCACCCAAATACCAGCAAACCACCGGTCATCCCTTCCCTTCATCCGGACTGTATTATGTGGCTATCGGTGTATTTCACAACCAGGCAGAGATCGACAAATATCCGCATTGGGCCGGCGCCCGTCCGGGTGATATCATTTTCAAGGACGTCAATGGTGACGGGAAAATTGATGCCAACGATCGGGTGAGGAGCTATAAGAATAATATTCCCCGGTTTACGGGTGGCTTTACTGCGCAGCTGCAATATGGATCATTTGACCTTTCCCTTTTGGTGCAGGGCGCAGCAGGAGCCGAAAATTATGTGTTTACCGAATCCGGCGAAATTGGTAATTTCCTGGAAAGCTATGCCGAGGGCCGGTGGACGCCATCCAACCCCGATGCGAACAAACCTCGCACTTTTAACCGGAATAATGAATACTGGGCCTCTCAACCCAATACCTATTTTCTGCACAGCACGGACTATTTGCGGTTGAAGAACCTGGAACTGGGTTACTCCCTGCCTGCGCATGCCTTGCAAAGGCTGGGATTCCAGCAGTTCCGGGTTTATGTGAGTGGCTATAACCTGCTCACCTACAGCCCGCATTACAAAGACTTTGATCCGGAAGCATCAGCTGGCAGTGGGCAAAGCTATCCCTTGCAACGGATTGTGAATGTGGGATTACAGGCACATTTTTAA
- the rlmB gene encoding 23S rRNA (guanosine(2251)-2'-O)-methyltransferase RlmB: MAEQLIIGRHPVVEALRAGRPLQTIYLQRHVGGELIREILQLARQQQVPVKQVPAEKLQKFSRANHQGCIAIASAVAYYDLQAVISHIVEAGQQPLLVMAVGITDVRNLGAIARSAFCLGAQALILPEKDTAPINELAVKTAAGALDHLMVARVSGWKQAYEVLKLNGIHIVATGVHNGLMPDRIDWNQPIALVLGSEDTGLPKPCMEQADAVVTIPIHPDFDSLNVSVAAGILLYQAAMQRHTFHK, from the coding sequence GTGGCTGAGCAGCTGATTATAGGTCGACATCCGGTTGTGGAGGCGTTGCGGGCGGGCAGACCTTTGCAAACCATTTACCTGCAGCGACACGTGGGGGGAGAGCTTATCCGGGAAATCCTGCAATTAGCCCGTCAGCAACAGGTGCCGGTCAAACAGGTACCAGCCGAAAAACTGCAAAAATTTTCACGTGCCAATCATCAGGGCTGCATTGCCATTGCATCGGCTGTGGCTTATTATGATCTACAGGCTGTCATCAGCCATATTGTAGAAGCTGGGCAGCAACCTTTGCTTGTGATGGCCGTGGGCATTACGGATGTACGCAACCTGGGAGCCATTGCCCGTTCTGCCTTTTGTCTGGGAGCCCAGGCATTGATTTTACCAGAAAAAGATACAGCTCCCATCAATGAGCTGGCCGTCAAAACGGCCGCTGGTGCGCTGGATCACCTGATGGTGGCCCGTGTATCGGGATGGAAACAAGCCTATGAAGTACTGAAACTCAATGGTATCCATATCGTCGCCACCGGCGTTCATAACGGCCTCATGCCTGACCGGATTGACTGGAATCAACCCATTGCGCTGGTACTAGGGTCAGAAGACACCGGCTTGCCCAAACCCTGCATGGAACAGGCCGATGCAGTGGTTACCATTCCCATTCATCCCGATTTCGACTCTCTGAATGTATCTGTAGCTGCAGGTATTTTGCTGTATCAGGCAGCGATGCAACGCCATACCTTCCACAAATAA
- a CDS encoding FecR family protein: protein MDESIWELIVKMFSEGLDAEEQDRLQQWFLEHPESWIKSGILQKARLVLIHNLEEERQQAMIAKVKQRIQEEAAAESAVLQDTSAGSFWHKSKTLVLGMLVAVLIIGAGITWWVHNQGNRHSAEVVWKTISTAPGVKSMISLPDGSTIWLNAATTLKYPEAFSDSMREVYLTGEAYFKIVHRTHQPFVIHTREMDIRDLGTEFNVRAYPDEDFTETVLISGAVAIKLHEQQGKEQLIYLKPDQKLIFRRRYAETPAVPASSQKPLKTFPVQEQEQVKLAPLQPLADHLIPEIAWKDNRLVFEDESFVDLAQRLQRWYGIPFHIESEELAHQRFTGRADNVSLTQLLQILQKIKPFRYQITDTAVFIQSFTP from the coding sequence ATGGATGAATCTATCTGGGAATTGATTGTCAAGATGTTTAGCGAAGGCCTCGATGCAGAAGAGCAGGATAGGCTGCAGCAATGGTTTCTGGAGCATCCGGAATCGTGGATCAAAAGCGGCATATTGCAAAAAGCAAGACTGGTATTGATTCACAACCTTGAGGAAGAACGCCAGCAAGCCATGATAGCAAAAGTGAAACAACGGATTCAGGAAGAAGCAGCAGCCGAAAGTGCTGTGTTGCAGGATACCAGTGCCGGAAGTTTTTGGCATAAAAGCAAAACTCTGGTTTTGGGGATGCTAGTTGCTGTCCTGATCATCGGTGCAGGTATTACCTGGTGGGTACACAATCAGGGAAATAGGCATTCAGCTGAAGTGGTATGGAAAACCATCAGTACAGCACCGGGTGTGAAATCTATGATCAGCCTGCCCGATGGTAGTACTATCTGGCTGAATGCGGCGACTACCCTGAAATATCCGGAAGCTTTTTCCGACAGCATGCGCGAAGTGTACCTGACGGGTGAGGCTTATTTTAAAATTGTGCATCGCACCCATCAGCCTTTTGTAATTCATACCCGCGAAATGGATATTCGCGATTTGGGTACAGAATTCAATGTGCGAGCCTATCCGGATGAAGATTTTACCGAAACAGTCCTGATTTCCGGTGCAGTAGCCATCAAACTGCATGAACAACAGGGTAAGGAACAGCTGATTTATCTGAAACCCGATCAGAAACTCATTTTCCGGAGGCGATATGCTGAAACGCCTGCAGTGCCTGCATCTTCTCAAAAACCATTAAAAACCTTTCCTGTTCAGGAGCAGGAACAGGTAAAGCTTGCACCGCTGCAACCCCTTGCCGATCATTTGATTCCGGAAATCGCCTGGAAGGATAACCGACTGGTATTTGAAGATGAAAGTTTTGTTGATCTAGCGCAACGCCTGCAGCGCTGGTATGGTATCCCGTTTCATATTGAAAGCGAAGAGCTGGCCCATCAGCGGTTTACAGGCCGGGCTGATAATGTGTCGTTGACCCAGCTGTTGCAGATTTTGCAGAAAATTAAACCGTTCCGGTATCAGATTACCGATACGGCAGTGTTTATTCAATCCTTTACACCATGA
- a CDS encoding hydroxymethylglutaryl-CoA lyase — protein sequence MSNHNRVIITECPRDAMQGWPHLISTEQKIRYLNTLMQVGFDVLDFGSFVSPKAVPQMADTDEVLKGLQKRGGTQLLAIIVNERGAERALAYPQIDLLGFPFSLSETFQQRNAHQTMQQALQQVKHIQAMLQGTPTRMLIYLSMGFGNPYGDPYHEDWVYAWIDRLAALGIRYFALADTVALAHPDLIRRVFQRVLPAFPELQIGAHLHVTPHNWQQNLQAAFESGCRRFDSALGGYGGCPMAADQLTGNLATEQLIEYLESQSVPLSINQEWLQKARQMVAEIFV from the coding sequence ATGTCAAACCACAATCGGGTTATTATCACGGAATGCCCGCGCGATGCCATGCAGGGATGGCCGCATCTGATTTCCACGGAACAAAAGATCCGTTATCTGAATACCCTGATGCAGGTGGGCTTTGATGTGCTTGATTTTGGGAGCTTTGTCTCGCCGAAAGCCGTGCCGCAGATGGCCGATACGGATGAAGTGTTGAAGGGCCTGCAAAAACGCGGCGGTACGCAATTGCTGGCTATCATAGTCAATGAACGGGGAGCAGAGCGGGCGCTAGCTTATCCGCAAATTGATCTGCTGGGTTTTCCGTTTTCGCTTTCTGAAACATTTCAGCAACGCAATGCCCATCAAACCATGCAGCAGGCGCTGCAACAGGTGAAGCATATCCAGGCAATGCTGCAGGGAACGCCCACCCGGATGTTGATTTACCTTTCCATGGGCTTTGGCAATCCTTACGGAGATCCTTATCATGAAGATTGGGTGTATGCCTGGATTGATCGTTTGGCTGCGCTGGGCATTCGTTATTTTGCGCTGGCTGATACAGTAGCGTTGGCTCATCCGGACCTCATCCGGCGAGTCTTCCAGCGGGTATTACCCGCTTTCCCTGAACTGCAGATTGGTGCCCATCTGCATGTCACGCCCCACAACTGGCAACAAAACCTGCAGGCCGCTTTTGAAAGCGGCTGCCGGCGATTTGATAGTGCCCTGGGTGGTTATGGCGGATGCCCTATGGCTGCAGATCAGCTTACTGGCAACCTGGCAACGGAACAGTTGATTGAATATCTGGAAAGCCAGTCTGTACCATTATCCATTAACCAGGAATGGTTGCAAAAAGCCCGGCAAATGGTGGCTGAAATATTTGTATGA